Proteins co-encoded in one Lates calcarifer isolate ASB-BC8 linkage group LG17, TLL_Latcal_v3, whole genome shotgun sequence genomic window:
- the clcc1 gene encoding chloride channel CLIC-like protein 1, producing the protein MLFSLLLCILLLGVTGQQVDEDWVDPYDMLNYDASTKTMRKPTEPVNYNNVATKRRESTQDSSLAELASCKGQVVDLQRQIEEQKKKITLISQQPTCHPVFRRFLSRLLKEIQKLGLPTDSSDVFYDAKIRLSKQAMAEIQTLLEGEDSWRTGALDNAISQILVDLKPHDYEAWKWHFEDTFGVELDTLLKMGLFVLVIVAIICTQLWTTVSWFMQFSRLFAVCFFVSIVWNWFYLYKIAFAEHQKNIVQMDSVNEKCTGVKKIDWSDSLKEWFRSTWTLQDDPCKRYYEVLMVNPILLVPPTKAISVTITTFITEPLKHFGQGISEFLRALLKDLPVTLQIPVLLTIVLSILVFMYGSVQAAFQHGITAPLRRPRRDPPPPLVDEPQPRQRIEGRDHLAGGDAPQQAPRHRADDVRLQRNQVRQRQPNRPREKQTPVDVETLNPSFRGDEIDARRREGGPDPDKNLSADSDPESQQEAQEEPEGASASSASAANRAQTKTKATRSDSSKSEAKPSSQPAGRQPSHTDVQDLEAPAEKGTSTVTDVEPVGVSIQETSPAQAE; encoded by the exons ATGCTCTTCAGTCTCCTGTTGTGCATCCTGTTACTGGGTGTGACGGGGCAGCAGGTGGACGAGGACTGGGTCGACCCCTATGATATGCTCAACTACGATGCAAGCACCAAAACGATGAGGAAGCCCACTGAG CCAGTAAACTACAACAACGTGGCAACCAAAAGAAGAGAGTCCACTCAGGACTCCAGCCTGGCCGAGCTAGCTTCGTGTAAAGGTCAGGTAGTGGATCTGCAGAGACAG ATTGaagaacaaaagaagaagatCACACTCATCTCACAGCAGCCTACATGCCATCCAGTGTTCAGGAGATTCCTCAGCAGGCTCCTGAAGGAAATACAAAAACTTGGGTTG CCCACTGACTCCTCAGACGTGTTCTACGATGCTAAAATCAGACTGTCCAAACAAGCCATGGCAGAGATTCAGACACTTCTGGAGGGCGAAGACAGCTGGAGAACAGGGGCTCTGGACAATGCCATCAGTCAGATACTGGTGGATCTTAAACCACATGACTACGAGGCCTGGAAGTGGCATTTTGAAGACACTTTTGGCGTGGAGCTTGACACACTGTTAAAA ATGGGGCTGTTTGTTCTGGTCATAGTGGCCATCATCTGCACTCAGCTGTGGACAACTGTCTCCTGGTTCATGCAGTTCAGTAGACTGTTTGCTGTCTGCTTCTTCGTCAGTATTGTCTGGAACTGGTTTTATCTGTACAAG ATTGCCTTTGCTGAGCACCAAAAAAACATAGTGCAGATGGACAGCGTCAATGAAAAGTGCACTGGAGTGAAGAAAATTGACTGGAGTGATAGTCTGAAAG AGTGGTTCCGAAGCACCTGGACTCTTCAGGATGACCCTTGTAAGAGATACTATGAAGTTCTCATGGTCAATCCCATTCTGCTGGTACCTCCAACCAAG GCAATATCAGTTACCATCACAACCTTTATCACGGAGCCACTGAAGCACTTTGGCCAGGGGATCAGTGAATTTCTTCGCGCCCTCCTCAAAGATCTACCAGTTACCCTGCAGATCCCAGTTCTGCTCACAATTGTGCTCTCCATTTTG GTATTCATGTACGGCAGTGTGCAGGCAGCCTTCCAGCATGGCATCACTGCACCTCTACGTCGCCCTCGAAGGGATCCACCTCCTCCACTGGTGGACGAGCCGCAGCCTCGCCAGAGGATCGAGGGCCGTGACCACTTAGCAGGGGGCGATGCACCACAGCAAGCCCCAAGACACCGAGCCGATGATGTCAGGTTGCAGAGGAATCAGGTTCGTCAGAGGCAACCCAACAGGCCCAGGGAAAAACAAACCCCTGTGGATGTGGAGACACTGAACCCTTCCTTCAGAGGGGATGAGATAGATGCCCGGCGGCGTGAAGGAGGACCCGATCCAGACAAGAATCTCTCTGCTGACTCAGATCCAGAAAGTCAGCAGGAGGCACAAGAGGAGCCAGAGGGAGCGAGTGCTAGCAGTGCTTCTGCTGCTAACAGAgcccaaacaaaaactaaagcCACTCGGTCAGATTCATCTAAATCAGAGGCTAAACCTTCATCTCAGCCAGCGGGACGGCAGccttcacacactgatgttCAG GACCTGGAAGCCCCAGCTGAAAAAGGGACCTCTACCGTCACAGATGTTGAACCTGTTGGAGTCTCCATCCAGGAGACGTCTCCAGCACAAGCAGAGTAG
- the mcoln2 gene encoding mucolipin-2 isoform X1, with translation MELLVRYLDRSNSISSVMTQDIIKEENLRDDLKYYFMSPCEKYRARRHVPWKLGVQILKIVMITTQLVLFGLNNQLVVSYKEENTMALKNLFLKDYSGVDEDDYSVAVYTQQDVYDSLFYVLDQYSQLGRLSTGPINYAEDEDGTLLPLLICKEYYKRGSVEPPDEAYDIDAQLETVCMSHDPKTANLWRTQNSSFFELDFYRLVDIKITFQLKGINLQTVRSRELPDCYSFYVTITFDNQCHSGKVKIFLDTDAQSSACRDWKISGTAQKNTHYLLLFDGFVILVCLTSAVLCTRSIVLAVRLLQRFSRFFHENYNRKVCEDDQREFLNGWYVLVIVSDLLAIIGSILKMEIQAKSLTSYDVCSIFLGTSTLMVWVGVIRYLGYFQKYNVLILTMKAAFPKVLRFCCCAGMIYLGYTFCGWIVLGPYHEKFEGLSRVAECLFSLLNGDDMFTTFAQLKDKNTLVWLFSRAYLYSFISLFIYMVLSLFIALITDAYETIKNYQRDGFPLTDLQKFLREQKDFTVVEESSQTDTRSTCFALRCCQRVSENDDIILIS, from the exons ATGGAATTATTGGTTCGATATCTTGATAGGAGCAATTCAATTAG ctctgtcatGACTCAAGATATTATCAAAGAGGAGAACCTGAGAGATGACCTGAAGTACTACTTCATGAGCCCATGTGAGAAGTACAGGGCCCGACGACACGTACCCTGGAAACTGGGAGTGCAGATCCTGAAAATAGTCATGATCACTACACAG ctCGTCCTGTTCGGCCTCAACAACCAGCTGGTGGTGTCCTACAAGGAGGAGAACACCATGGCCCTCAAAAACCTTTTCCTGAAGGACTACAGTGGGGTGGATGAGGACGACTACAGCGTTGCTGTCTACACCCAACAGGATGTTTATGACAGCCTGTTTTATGTCCTGGATCAG tacagtcaGTTGGGACGGCTCTCTACGGGTCCCATCAATTACGCTGAGGACGAGGACGGCACGCTGCTGCCTCTCCTCATCTGTAAAGAGTACTACAAGAGAGGCAGTGTGGAGCCCCCAGACGAGGCCTACGACATCGACGCCCAGCtggagacag TTTGTATGTCACATGATCCAAAGACTGCAAACCTGTGGAGAACCCAGAATTCATCCTTTTTTGAGCTGGACTTTTACAG GCTCGTTGACATCAAAATAACCTTCCAGCTGAAGGGAATCAACCTGCAGACGGTGCGTTCACGGGAGTTGCCTGACTGCTACTCGTTCTATGTCACG ATAACATTTGACAACCAGTGTCACAGTGGAAAGGTGAAAATATTCCTGGACACTGATGCTCAGAGCAGTGCATGTAGAGACTGGAAGATATCTGGCACGG ctcagaAGAACACTCACTATCTTCTGCTGTTTGACGGCTTCGTCATCCTGGTTTGCCTCACATCAGCTGTGCTGTGCACCCGCTCCATCGTGCTGGCTGTCAGGTTACTCCAG AGATTCTCCCGATTCTTCCACGAAAACTACAATCGTAAAGTGTGTGAGGACGATCAGAGGGAGTTTCTGAACGGCTGGTACGTGCTGGTCATCGTCAGCGACCTGTTAGCCATAATTGGGTCCATACTGAAGATGGAAATACAAGCAAAG AGTCTGACCAGTTATGATGTGTGCAGTATCTTCCTGGGAACATCCACACTAATGGTGTGGGTTGGTGTGATCAGGTACCTGGGATACTTCCAGAAGTATAAT GTGCTGATTTTAACCATGAAAGCAGCCTTCCCCAAGGTCCTACGTTTCTGCTGTTGTGCCGGCATGATCTACCTCGGCTACACCTTCTGTGGGTGGATCGTACTGGGCCCGTACCATGAGAAG TTTGAGGGCCTGAGTCGCGTGGCAGAGTGTCTGTTCTCCCTGCTGAACGGCGACGACATGTTCACCACCTTCGCCCAGCTGAAGGACAAAAACACGCTGGTGTGGCTCTTCAGCCGCGCGTACCTCTactccttcatctctctgttcatTTACATGGTGCTGTCGCTCTTCATTGCCCTCATCACCGATGCCTACGAGACCATCAAG AACTACCAGAGGGATGGATTCCCGCTGACAGACCTGCAGAAGTTCCTCAGAGAGCAGAAAGACTTTACTGTTGTTGAGGAGAGCAGTCAGACGGACACCCGCAGCACATGCTTTGCGCTCCGCTGCTGCCAACG
- the mcoln2 gene encoding mucolipin-2 isoform X2: MRTTTALLSTPNRMFMTACFMSWIRQLGRLSTGPINYAEDEDGTLLPLLICKEYYKRGSVEPPDEAYDIDAQLETVCMSHDPKTANLWRTQNSSFFELDFYRLVDIKITFQLKGINLQTVRSRELPDCYSFYVTITFDNQCHSGKVKIFLDTDAQSSACRDWKISGTAQKNTHYLLLFDGFVILVCLTSAVLCTRSIVLAVRLLQRFSRFFHENYNRKVCEDDQREFLNGWYVLVIVSDLLAIIGSILKMEIQAKSLTSYDVCSIFLGTSTLMVWVGVIRYLGYFQKYNVLILTMKAAFPKVLRFCCCAGMIYLGYTFCGWIVLGPYHEKFEGLSRVAECLFSLLNGDDMFTTFAQLKDKNTLVWLFSRAYLYSFISLFIYMVLSLFIALITDAYETIKNYQRDGFPLTDLQKFLREQKDFTVVEESSQTDTRSTCFALRCCQRVSENDDIILIS; this comes from the exons ATGAGGACGACTACAGCGTTGCTGTCTACACCCAACAGGATGTTTATGACAGCCTGTTTTATGTCCTGGATCAGGCAA TTGGGACGGCTCTCTACGGGTCCCATCAATTACGCTGAGGACGAGGACGGCACGCTGCTGCCTCTCCTCATCTGTAAAGAGTACTACAAGAGAGGCAGTGTGGAGCCCCCAGACGAGGCCTACGACATCGACGCCCAGCtggagacag TTTGTATGTCACATGATCCAAAGACTGCAAACCTGTGGAGAACCCAGAATTCATCCTTTTTTGAGCTGGACTTTTACAG GCTCGTTGACATCAAAATAACCTTCCAGCTGAAGGGAATCAACCTGCAGACGGTGCGTTCACGGGAGTTGCCTGACTGCTACTCGTTCTATGTCACG ATAACATTTGACAACCAGTGTCACAGTGGAAAGGTGAAAATATTCCTGGACACTGATGCTCAGAGCAGTGCATGTAGAGACTGGAAGATATCTGGCACGG ctcagaAGAACACTCACTATCTTCTGCTGTTTGACGGCTTCGTCATCCTGGTTTGCCTCACATCAGCTGTGCTGTGCACCCGCTCCATCGTGCTGGCTGTCAGGTTACTCCAG AGATTCTCCCGATTCTTCCACGAAAACTACAATCGTAAAGTGTGTGAGGACGATCAGAGGGAGTTTCTGAACGGCTGGTACGTGCTGGTCATCGTCAGCGACCTGTTAGCCATAATTGGGTCCATACTGAAGATGGAAATACAAGCAAAG AGTCTGACCAGTTATGATGTGTGCAGTATCTTCCTGGGAACATCCACACTAATGGTGTGGGTTGGTGTGATCAGGTACCTGGGATACTTCCAGAAGTATAAT GTGCTGATTTTAACCATGAAAGCAGCCTTCCCCAAGGTCCTACGTTTCTGCTGTTGTGCCGGCATGATCTACCTCGGCTACACCTTCTGTGGGTGGATCGTACTGGGCCCGTACCATGAGAAG TTTGAGGGCCTGAGTCGCGTGGCAGAGTGTCTGTTCTCCCTGCTGAACGGCGACGACATGTTCACCACCTTCGCCCAGCTGAAGGACAAAAACACGCTGGTGTGGCTCTTCAGCCGCGCGTACCTCTactccttcatctctctgttcatTTACATGGTGCTGTCGCTCTTCATTGCCCTCATCACCGATGCCTACGAGACCATCAAG AACTACCAGAGGGATGGATTCCCGCTGACAGACCTGCAGAAGTTCCTCAGAGAGCAGAAAGACTTTACTGTTGTTGAGGAGAGCAGTCAGACGGACACCCGCAGCACATGCTTTGCGCTCCGCTGCTGCCAACG